The window TATGTTAGCTACATTAGTATTAGGAATCGTAGTCGTATCTTTTATTATTCAATTAGCATTTTATTATCCAAACAGGCAGGTAACAGAAGAGTCAATTATTGCGGAAGCTAAAGAAGATACGATTTTTCTTGAAACAATCAGATCTATTCAAACTGTGAAGTTATTTTCACATGAAGCTAGTAGACAGAACTCTTGGTTAAACCGTTATGCTGAAGTAATTAATATAAATATTCGACTAGGTAAATTAAATATTGCGGAGGATGCTCTAAATAATATCTTATTTGGATTAGAATCAAGTTTGGTTATCTACTTTGGTGCATTAGTTGTTATAGAGGGAAATCTGACGGTCGGTATGTTATTGGCATTTATTGCTTATAAAGGACAGTTTACAACAAGTATAACCCGTTTTATTGATAACATACTCTCATTCAAATTGGTTAGCTTACATTTGGAACGTTTGTCTGATATTGCATTACAAGAAAAAGAACATTTTCAAATGTTAACCACATCACCATTACGAGAGGTTAAAGGAAGTATTCGCTTAGAAAATATTTGTTTTCGTTATTCTGATAATGCAGAGTGGATTCTTTTTAATATAAGTTTTGAAATTAAAGCTGGCGAATCTATTGCAATCACAGGGCCATCTGGATGCGGGAAAACGACAGTACTTAAAATAATATTGGGACTACTAAAACCAACGTCTGGACGGATTTATTTGGATGGCATTGAAAGTAGTAGTATCAAATTAAGTGACTATAGGCAGTGTTTTGGTGCAGTTATGCAGAATGATATTTTGTTGTCAGGTACTTTGATAGAGAATATTACTTTATTTGATGCTCAATATAATGAAGAATTACTCAATGAATGTTGCGAGATGGCATGTATTATCGATGATATCGATGCATTACCTATGGGGTATAATTCTCTAGTTGGTGATATGGGTAATAATTTTTCAGGGGGGCAGTTACAAAGAATATTTCTAGCCAGGGCATTATATAAAAAACCTAAAATATTATGTTTGGATGAATCGACTAGCCATCTGGATCAAAAAAATGAAGGATGGATAAATCAAAATATTAGTATGCTATCAATGACAAGAATAGTTATTGCTCATAGAAAAGAAACCATTGAATCTGTTGATAGAGTTCTTAAATTGAATGAAATTGGAGTATAAATGGAAACTAATATAAGAATAAAATGAGGATGTTAAAAATTAGGCAATAAAAAAGTCTGCAATTTGCAGACCTTTATTAACGAGACTTTTAAAGATTAATCAGCGTGATTATTCGTCGTCTTCGTCTTCTTCATCGATAGCCCAACCTTTCGCGCATTCTACTGCACGCTGCCAGCCGCGGTAGCGACGGTCACGCTTCTTATCATTCGCGCAAGGGATGAATTGACGATCAAGCTTCGCTTTATCTTGAAGTTCATCAATGCTATCCCAGAATCCGATAGCTAAACCGGCAAGGTAAGCAGCACCCAATGCTGTTACTTCTGTTACGACAGGGCGGAATACTTGCGTATCCAATACATCTGATTGGAATTGCATTAAGAAGTTATTGGCTACGGCACCGCCATCAACACGCAATGTCGCAAGCTTGATACCAGAATCCGCTTGCATTGCATCAAGAACATCACGGGTTTGGTAAGCCACACTTTCAAGTGTCGCACGGATGATGTGGTTAGAATTAACACCACGTGTTAAACCAACGATTGCACCACGCGCATACGGGTCCCAATATGGGGCACCAAGACCAGTAAATGCTGGTACAACGTAGACGCCATTTGAGCTGCCCACTTTCTCTGCAAAGTATTCTGAATCTTTTGCATCACCCAGTAATTTCACTTCATCACGAAGCCACTGAATGGATGCCCCCCCCATAAATACTGCACCTTCCAGTGCATAAGCAACTTCGCCTTTAGGACCACAAGCAAGTGTTGTTAAAAGGCCATTTTGAGAAGTGACTTTTTCTTTACCTGTGTTCATCAGTAAGAAACAGCCTGTACCATAGGTGTTCTTCGCTTGACCAGCTTCCACACACATCTGACCGAAAAGTGCAGCCTGCTGATCACCAGCAATACCACAAATAGGGATACGTGTGCCGCCTTTACCACCAATGTTGGTTTTGCCGTAAACTTCTGATGAAGCTTTTACTTCTGGCATCATAGATAGTGGAATATCCAGTGCTTTAAGTAACTTCTCGTCCCACTGAAGTGTGTTGATATTAAACAGCATGGTACGTGATGCGTTAGTGTAATCAGTAACGAATGTACGTCCCTGAGTCATCTTCCAGATTAGCCACGTATCAACAGTACCGAATAATAGGTTGCCAGCTTCAGCTTCTTCACGAGCACCTTCAACATTGTCGAGAATCCACTTAACCTTGGTACCAGAGAAATATGGGTCAACCACAAGGCCGGTATTTTCGCGGATGTATTCTTCTAAGCCTTGCGCTTTTAATTCTTCACAAATGCTAGCGGTACGACGACACTGCCAAACAATCGCATTATAAACGGGCTTACCGGTGTTCTTATCCCAAACAATGGTGGTTTCACGTTGGTTGGTAATACCAATGCCCGCAATTTCATCAGAGCGGATGCCTGCTTTAGCCAATACTTCTACTAGGGTTGAACTTTGAGTTGCGTAAATCTCTAGTGGATCATGCTCTACCCAGCCCGCTTTCGGGTAAATTTGAGTAAACTCGCGTTGTGACGAACAAATGATATTCGCATCGTGATCCAGTATGACGGCACGAGAACTGGTTGTACCTTGATCAAGTGCAACAATATATTTTTGCTCAGTAGTCATGATGAATGTCCTTTAGTTCTAATTATAGGGTAGAGAAGTAATTAAGCTTTTGCCGTATCTTGCTCGTCAGTACCTTCGCACTGGTTTGGAATTGTACATTTGTTGCCTGGTAGGTAAAGTGCGATAGCTTTAGGGTATAGCCATCCGCCAAATGCAGCCCCACAGATAGGCGCTAAAAGTGGCACAATCATGTAAGGAATATCTTTACCACCAGTCAGAGCCATATCGCCCCATCCAGCTAAGAAAGCGAAGAATTTAGGTCCGAAATCACGTGCAGGGTTCATTGCGAAACCCGTTAGTGGACCTAAAGAACCACCAATAACGGCAATTAAAATACCGATTAAAAGAGGACCCATAGCACCACGTGGAGCACCATTTTTTTCGTCGCCAATCGCTAGAATTGCAAACATTAATACTGCTGTAATAACAAATTCAACTGCAAAGGCACCACCAAAAGAAAGTGCAGGGTGAGGGTAGGTAGAGAAGATACCTGCAGTGGCAAGGCTAGCTTCAGAGCCTCGTACAATTTGTTGAGCTGCTTCATAGTCAGTAAATAGGTTGGCGTATAAAGCGTAAATTAATGCCGCTGAACAAAATGCACCGAGCATTTGAGCGACAATATAAGGGGCAACTTTGCGTTTATCAAAGCCGTGGAATAAGGCTAAGGCAATCGTTACTGCAGGGTTTATGTGTGCACCAGAGACACCAGCGGTACAATAAATTGCAATCGCCACACCTAAGCCCCACATGATACTTATTTCCCACTGACCAAATTCAGCGCCAGTCAGTACGAGTGCAGCTACACAGCCCACACCAAAAAAAATCAGTAAGCCGGTACCTATAAACTCAGCAATACACTCGCCAAGTAACGTGTGTTGTTTCGAGTTAGTCATCATTCAGTCCTCTTGTTGATAATGGATATGTCGTAGGGGTATTTTTATATTTTTTATTCGAGCGTCAATTTACATCACTCGAATATTATTAACATATCTTTGAGTTAAAAATGTGCGTTCGAGCATAGAATTTGTATAATTTCGCTCACAAAGGCAAGCGTTTGCTTTTTTATGATTGAACGCACATCGTAGAAAAATATGACTCCAGTTTCATTCTGTGAAATGCTGATTTGTAGTTAACATGCTGATATAAAGGAAAAACCCGACCGTAAGTGAGGTCGGGTGCGCCAAGGTGGCGAATTCTTGGATAACTCCAAGAGAGATACGATCAAGATGAAAATTAGCATGTGAATGCTGCATGAAAATAGAGTTAGATCGCACTTTTAAGCATTTACATTAATTTAACGTTGTTTTCTTTTAAGACCAAGAGGTTAGTTGATTTGTATGGCAATCAACTTTCGTTTTGGTCCGATGAGTTCAAAATTCTGAAAATATATCACTTATATTCTAGCGTGTTGATTTAATAGTTAGATTACCGATAAAGCTGTCAAACAATACTGTGGCTAAGTGTGCTTATTAGGCATTAATCTAAGTTTATTGGATAATCGTAAATAGGCATTACGTTCATAACCGAGTTATATTGCGTAGCGGGCAAAATAGTTGTCTTGTATACCCAAGTTACCTCAAGATGCTCGTTTCAGCGAGAATTGGTTGGGCTCTAGGCAAGGCACTTATTTATAGACCTAGTCGTTCTACGTTGAAAATAAGTAACACCGCATAGAGCCCAACAAAACTCGCCCTTCGGGAGTGACTCAGCGTATCTACTTCTGCGTCAAATGTGTTTAAAAGGGAATGCCATTCCAACACACATTTTCCTTGAATTAAACACGCTGAGATCACTCTGAATCCTGCATCTTGAGGTAGCTTGGGTATAATATGTACTGGTTGCAAAGGCTAAAGTGGCGCGAAACCTTTTAAAATAAGAGCTCAGCTCTTTTTATTTGCAAAAATTTCAACAATATTGTGTGAAATTTATCCATTTACCGCTAACAGGTGGAATAGTGGATGCCAGAGAGCGGCTGCCTCGTTAGAATAGATTTATAAACGAATTTAACCATGCTCGTATTACTCCCTTAACGGTTTAAGAGAGATACGGGCTTATATCAGGTGAACAATATGTCATTAGAAATGCTGGAAAAGCTAGAAGCCAAAGTACAAATGGCTGTTGATACAATTTCGTTGCTTCAGATGGAAATTGAAGAATTAAAAGAAACGAACGAAAGTTTAACGGCTGAAGCAAATGAGTTACGCTCAAACCGTGAAACGCTTGCACAAGATAATGATAAATTACAAAATGATCATCAAGCGTGGCAAGAACGTGTTCGCACTTTGCTAGGCAAGATGGATCACGTAGAATAAAAAAAACAGAGCCGATGGCTCTGTTTCTTTATTAGCACTGTGGGTTATTACACTGGTTCGATTATTCGATATCGAGTGGTTCTGGCGACAGAATAACCCCTGTGTTGTCAGCGTAAATATGATCTTCTGGTAAAAACGTCACGCCACCAAAGTTTACGGCAATATCAACATCGCCTACACCTTGCTGATCCGCTCCTACAGGTATTGACGCTATCGCTTGAATACCAATCTCGAGTTCATCTAAGTCATCGACATTGCGCACACTACCGTAGACGATTAAACCTTCCCACTCATTCTCTGTTGCCAGCAGAGCAATGTCAGCATCAATGAGCGCTCGACGTAGTGAGCCGCCACCATCAACAAGCAATACGCGACCGACACCGGGCTGCTGTAATACCGTTCGAAGTAGCGCATTATCTTCGAAACATTTTACCGTAGTAATTTGTCCACCGAAGGAACTGCGACCACCATAAGAATTGAACATTGGCTCAATAACATCAACCTGATCCAGATAAATGTCACATAGTTCGGACGTGTTATATTCCATACGCTAACTTCTTCTCGTAGTAAAAGAAACGGGTGCTGTCATTTCAATACTTTCAGGTGCTTATCGATAAGCCCTATGCTCGAAAGTAATTCGCTTGTTGAAATTATAACTGGCTCGTTAACCGATGCAACTGAGGTTAAACGTTTTAAGCCAGTATAACGCCTGCGGCAAATAACAAATTAGTCAGAAGTGCGCACTTCACCATGGTTGCCATCATAGGACGAAGCGCGGCTCCATCTGTTGATTGAAAAACCTGTTTCCCATGTTGAAATAACAAAGGCGCACTTAAAATAAATAACCAACCAAACGGTGAGCGAAGTTCTAACCCTGCAAAGAGCGCAAGGCAAACAATACTGCCAGTCAGTAAAAATAGGTGATATTTACGCCCCCAATCAGGTCCCATGCGTACTGCTAGCGTAAGCTTGCCACAGGCACGGTCATTATCAATGTCACGTAGGTTGTTAATATTTAACACCCCAACAGCAAGTAAACCACAGGCCGTTGCAGGCAACATGATGATAGAGTCAATTTGCCCGGCTTGCAGATAATAGGTTCCTGCTACGCCAAGCCAACCAAAGAATGTAAGTACTGAGATATCGCCCAAACCACGGTAACCATAGGGCTTATTACCCACGGTGTAAGCGATGGAAGCAGCAATAGCCATTACACCTAATAGCATGAAGCCAAACATGTCTTTTAGGTTATTACAGGCGAGAATAATGAGCGTTAAACCACTGGTAACTGTAAGTACAATATTCAATGCCATGGCTTTTTGCATTGCCCCTTTGGTGACTAATCCTGATTGGATTGCACGTTGTGGGCCAATTCGGTCATCATTATCGGTACCTTTTACCGCATCGCCATAATCATTGGCGAGGTTAGATAAAATTTGGAGTAAAAGTGCGGTTAGCAGAGCGA is drawn from Photobacterium profundum SS9 and contains these coding sequences:
- the glpK gene encoding glycerol kinase GlpK, which encodes MTTEQKYIVALDQGTTSSRAVILDHDANIICSSQREFTQIYPKAGWVEHDPLEIYATQSSTLVEVLAKAGIRSDEIAGIGITNQRETTIVWDKNTGKPVYNAIVWQCRRTASICEELKAQGLEEYIRENTGLVVDPYFSGTKVKWILDNVEGAREEAEAGNLLFGTVDTWLIWKMTQGRTFVTDYTNASRTMLFNINTLQWDEKLLKALDIPLSMMPEVKASSEVYGKTNIGGKGGTRIPICGIAGDQQAALFGQMCVEAGQAKNTYGTGCFLLMNTGKEKVTSQNGLLTTLACGPKGEVAYALEGAVFMGGASIQWLRDEVKLLGDAKDSEYFAEKVGSSNGVYVVPAFTGLGAPYWDPYARGAIVGLTRGVNSNHIIRATLESVAYQTRDVLDAMQADSGIKLATLRVDGGAVANNFLMQFQSDVLDTQVFRPVVTEVTALGAAYLAGLAIGFWDSIDELQDKAKLDRQFIPCANDKKRDRRYRGWQRAVECAKGWAIDEEDEDDE
- a CDS encoding MIP/aquaporin family protein encodes the protein MTNSKQHTLLGECIAEFIGTGLLIFFGVGCVAALVLTGAEFGQWEISIMWGLGVAIAIYCTAGVSGAHINPAVTIALALFHGFDKRKVAPYIVAQMLGAFCSAALIYALYANLFTDYEAAQQIVRGSEASLATAGIFSTYPHPALSFGGAFAVEFVITAVLMFAILAIGDEKNGAPRGAMGPLLIGILIAVIGGSLGPLTGFAMNPARDFGPKFFAFLAGWGDMALTGGKDIPYMIVPLLAPICGAAFGGWLYPKAIALYLPGNKCTIPNQCEGTDEQDTAKA
- the zapB gene encoding cell division protein ZapB yields the protein MSLEMLEKLEAKVQMAVDTISLLQMEIEELKETNESLTAEANELRSNRETLAQDNDKLQNDHQAWQERVRTLLGKMDHVE
- a CDS encoding 1,4-dihydroxy-2-naphthoate polyprenyltransferase, which produces MKSSSLAIWLDAARPKTLPLAIASIVCGSAVAGWQGSFSASIAGLALLTALLLQILSNLANDYGDAVKGTDNDDRIGPQRAIQSGLVTKGAMQKAMALNIVLTVTSGLTLIILACNNLKDMFGFMLLGVMAIAASIAYTVGNKPYGYRGLGDISVLTFFGWLGVAGTYYLQAGQIDSIIMLPATACGLLAVGVLNINNLRDIDNDRACGKLTLAVRMGPDWGRKYHLFLLTGSIVCLALFAGLELRSPFGWLFILSAPLLFQHGKQVFQSTDGAALRPMMATMVKCALLTNLLFAAGVILA
- the rraA gene encoding ribonuclease E activity regulator RraA, translated to MEYNTSELCDIYLDQVDVIEPMFNSYGGRSSFGGQITTVKCFEDNALLRTVLQQPGVGRVLLVDGGGSLRRALIDADIALLATENEWEGLIVYGSVRNVDDLDELEIGIQAIASIPVGADQQGVGDVDIAVNFGGVTFLPEDHIYADNTGVILSPEPLDIE
- a CDS encoding peptidase domain-containing ABC transporter — encoded protein: MSQNTVTSSSIIKSSDVTSLLSYSGKRKVPLIMQSEVAECGLACLAMIASFYHYHVNLSFLRKKIIIDSNGMSLRQLTDVASELHLSSRALKCPLEDIVQLKLPCVIHWNMEHFVVLTGVTKKAVYINDPAFGKRKIGLKEFSNSFTGIALELTPTTDFKKQDARIVMSINQLWEKIVGLKRSLVALFILSVVMQCAALLSPYYMQWVIDSVLLSNDTALLVTLAVGFSLLMLIQTGIEAFRSWLVLRFTSALNLQMGANLFHHLLRLPMSYFEKRHIGDITSKFGALSSIQNILTTGLIEALIDGMMALIILVLMYMYNTMLATLVLGIVVVSFIIQLAFYYPNRQVTEESIIAEAKEDTIFLETIRSIQTVKLFSHEASRQNSWLNRYAEVININIRLGKLNIAEDALNNILFGLESSLVIYFGALVVIEGNLTVGMLLAFIAYKGQFTTSITRFIDNILSFKLVSLHLERLSDIALQEKEHFQMLTTSPLREVKGSIRLENICFRYSDNAEWILFNISFEIKAGESIAITGPSGCGKTTVLKIILGLLKPTSGRIYLDGIESSSIKLSDYRQCFGAVMQNDILLSGTLIENITLFDAQYNEELLNECCEMACIIDDIDALPMGYNSLVGDMGNNFSGGQLQRIFLARALYKKPKILCLDESTSHLDQKNEGWINQNISMLSMTRIVIAHRKETIESVDRVLKLNEIGV